From a region of the Bradyrhizobium sp. KBS0727 genome:
- a CDS encoding nuclear transport factor 2 family protein, with the protein MTEHSLWRFSRALHRAINERQPADLEALLDDDVDWAIYGPIDLFPFFGSRRGKAAVMEVVAQIADNVRVHRFDRESIMLGVDSASSMMRYSLTALDSNKPISLRIAHFAQFKAGRLTNFRVLVDTFDLVEQTVGYPIHLPRMAV; encoded by the coding sequence ATGACAGAGCACAGTCTCTGGCGTTTTTCGCGCGCGTTGCATCGCGCGATCAATGAGCGCCAGCCTGCCGACCTCGAGGCCTTGCTCGACGACGACGTCGACTGGGCGATCTACGGACCGATCGACCTGTTTCCTTTCTTCGGCTCGCGCCGGGGCAAGGCCGCGGTCATGGAGGTCGTCGCGCAAATCGCCGACAACGTCCGGGTCCATCGCTTCGACCGCGAGTCGATCATGCTGGGGGTGGATTCCGCCTCCTCGATGATGCGCTACTCGCTGACCGCGCTGGACTCGAACAAGCCGATCAGCCTGCGGATCGCGCACTTCGCGCAGTTCAAGGCCGGCCGGCTGACCAATTTCCGCGTTCTGGTCGACACGTTCGACCTGGTCGAGCAGACCGTCGGTTACCCGATCCACCTGCCCCGCATGGCGGTCTAG